In the Oreochromis aureus strain Israel breed Guangdong linkage group 14, ZZ_aureus, whole genome shotgun sequence genome, one interval contains:
- the LOC116323317 gene encoding uncharacterized protein LOC116323317 has translation MPGIDLPTSERHSGITPNPAGSDVVPRDEVSDMEHLLDLYQCRLPVRSSPVELKEEMQRVDSSWSQDGDLQDCGQLERRWLLWHEFMKEYEHLDAWLRLAEEAVSSPNSVHVTYQTAKEEMKKFERLRREAGPRLIQLDSLTRRNRTLTRLFQGTMQARLLASARDCGRRWDDLNAKLESITGQLQLFISEWEGFDAQREELAVWLADMDVRLIEVEQLTGNTCEKLRQLQSFQECVCVNSGRVNALLQRGEALIQHSVPSDAQHVESQLLELLQHCSHVYNNIGRTHTRLLSMRLVFEDDCILSQATDSGCPSESLLEDEGTAEKQNVDLPESSNHPKDPPSPVHHPPPPPSSPTHETLGLEWDPSVDIGRSVSRDDADSSYFSASTGLKRWSYLSSFDSQSDISADISADIRNQEGDLEWLDHTQPGFFSPVADQQEEALGCRDQWKTSTPDRQDGEPVDFDGGRVQAWLRVQSAALPERSTSCSKEVQTDGRLKMSQCYMDENHADASNSSHGCHDDTRRLSPSPSDDLKLKASSDRMRNDYQSEAQEEEELYCCEEPERLVSEQSVPRVTSSSSGAASSLSPALLCLLLAAALVLLACLAWVFTEQPCHRSNTMARSFHLTLRYVNGPPPT, from the exons ATGCCTGGCATAGACCTGCCCACCTCAGAACGCCACAGCGGCATCACCCCAAACCCTGCAGGAAGTGATGTTGTACCCAGAGATGAAGTGAGTGACATGGAGCACCTCCTGGATCTGTACCAGTGCCGGCTTCCTGTCCGCTCGTCTCCAGTGGAGCTAAAGGAGGAAATGCAGCGAGTCGACAGCAGCTGGAGCCAAGATGGAGACCTGCAGGACTGTGGACA GTTGGAGAGGAGATGGCTGCTCTGGCATGAGTTTATGAAGGAGTACGAGCACTTGGATGCTTGGCTGAGATTGGCCGAGGAGGCCGTCTCTTCCCCAAACTCCGTCCATGTTACCTACCAGACCGCCAAGGAGGAAATGAAGAAGTTTGag aggCTGCGGCGAGAGGCGGGGCCTCGCCTCATCCAGCTGGACAGCCTGACCCGGAGGAATCGAACACTAACTCGGCTCTTCCAGGGTACCATGCAGGCTCGGCTGCTCGCATCGGCGAGGGATTGTGGCCGCCGCTGGGATGACTTGAATGCCAAACTGGAGTCCATCACAGGCCAACTGCAG CTCTTTATCTCAGAGTGGGAGGGGTTTGATGCACAAAGGGAGGAGCTTGCAGTTTGGCTGGCTGACATGGATGTCCGCCTGATTGAGGTTGAGcagctgacaggaaacacctgtGAAAAACTGAGACAGCTGCAG TCATTTCAGGAGTGCGTGTGCGTGAATTCGGGGCGTGTGAATGCCCTGCTGCAGCGCGGCGAGGCGTTGATCCAGCACAGTGTACCTTCTGACGCTCAGCACGTCGAGAGCCAGCTGctggagctgctgcagcattGCAGCCACGTCTACAACAACATTGGACGAACACACACCCGGCTGCTCAGCATGAGactg GTGTTTGAGGACGACTGCATTCTGTCCCAGGCTACAGACTCTGGTTGTCCTTCGGAGAGTCTTTTAGAAGACGAGGGAACAgctgaaaagcaaaatgtggaCCTCCCCGAATCTTCAAACCATCCTAAAG accCTCCCTCACCCGTTcaccatcctcctcctcctccatcctctCCTACCCATGAGACCCTGGGGCTGGAGTGGGACCCCTCAGTTGACATTGGACGCTCTGTCTCCCGTGACGACGCCGACTCATCATATTTCAGTGCCAGCACAG gtcTGAAGAGGTGGAGCTACCTGAGTTCCTTTGACTCTCAGTCTGACATCAGCGCCGACATCAGCGCCGACATCAGGAACCAGGAGGGAGACTTG gaATGGCTTGATCACACTCAGCCGGGCTTCTTCTCGCCTGTCGCAGACCAACAGGAAGAAGCTCTGGGCTGCAGGGACCAGTGGAAGACCTCGACTCCTGACCGACAGGACGGCGAGCCGGTTGACTTTGACGGAGGCCGTGTGCAGGCGTGGCTGAGAGTCCAGAGCGCCGCTTTGCCAGAGAGGAGCACTTCCTGTTCGAAAGAAGTGCAGACTGATGGGAGGCTGAAG ATGTCTCAGTGTTACATGGATGAAAACCACGCTGATGCATCCAACAGCAGCCATGGCTGCCACGATGACACACGCCGGCTTTCTCCTTCACCGTCAGATGACCTGAAATTAAAGGCCAGCTCTGATAGGATGAGGAACGACTATCAGTCAGAAGCACAG gaggaagaggagctgtACTGCTGTGAGGAACCCGAGCGTCTCGTCTCTGAACAAAG TGTTCCCCGTGTGACCTCCAGCAGCAGCGGGGCTGCCTCCTCACTCTCCCCCGccctcctctgcctcctcctgGCTGCAGCACTGGTTCTGCTGGCCTGTCTGGCCTGGGTCTTCACGGAGCAGCCATGTCACCGCAGCAACACAATGGCCCGTAGCTTCCACCTGACACTGAGATACGTCAACGGACCCCCGCCTACCTGA